tgaatttaaagaaaaaacaaaaacaaaaaagaaaatcttttaatttgATGAGCTTTCTGGTGGCCCTAAAACTTGGTTcacatggaaaaaacaaaataaatgcttatttttctccttatcaATTTTTAGGATGAGTTGGTGCCCAAGCATCTTTCATTGCTGACCAAACTGTCTCCAGCTGTATCCAAGTAAACTATCAAACTACTAGTGGGGTCATGTCAAAAGACCTAACTCCCACTGGTTGAAGATGTGGCAATCTGAACATCAAACAGTATATTGCCTGTAAATGGCAtgacattctttcttttgtataagagttttaaatacatacatacatatacacacacacacatatgcatgcacaaacacacagaaTATTAAATTTCCAAGTGGTTAGTTTCCTTTCTGCCCTCTTTTTGATAGTTTCTAATTAATCTTTAACAGTGATCAGACAATAGGGATTGCaaaacatttactttttgaaatttattatgggaaaataattttatatttttctgattctacaATAGTTGTACTCTTAACCTCACATTCAAGAAATTCATAAGGTTTCTTTTCAGCATGAAATTACTGATGCAGCTCAAATGATGAAGAACTTCTCACATTCAATAGAACCTCCTAGATTTTATctggaataaattattttaagtttagtAAGTGCTGAGCAGTGACATGAGGCATTTCTACATTTACTACTTCTAGAGTAAATTCCTTTCATATGAATTCACTAACACTAATGATAACAATTGTAGATAATATTTACAGGAAACATGCTACGTGGCTATTTGTCCAAGCACTAACTACTTAAGCCTTAAGACAATCCTATTACACAGTGTGGCAGGCTGACCCTGAAATGGTCCCTACATTCTGATTCATACTCTTGTGTAACCCCCTACCCTTGAAAGTGGGCGACTCAGTAACTTGCTTCTAACCAGTATAAGACAGCAAACGTAACTAAAAGGTGTTATTTTGGTTATTAGATCATATAGGATTATAACTTCTATGATGCTAGCAGATCACACTTAATAAGCAGTCATGTTGAAGAAgcccatgtggcaaggaactaAGGTCAGCCTACAGCCAACTAGAAACTGCGGACCTCAGTGTGACAGCCAACAACCATGTGAGGTCGGAAATGAATCCCTTCCCCTGGTGAGCCTTCAAATGAGACCCAACCCTGGCTGAAACCTTTAGTTTAGCTTTGTGAGAGACCCTGAAGCAGAGGACCCAACAAAGTTATGCCCCAACACCTGACccatagaaactgtgagataatgtgtataattttaagctactaagttagtggtaatttattacacagcaataaataatatacataggtactattatcaccattttacaagTGAGCAAAATGAGGCACAGAAGTTTAAGTACCTTGTCCAATAACACATAATAAAGtagtgaaatggggataataatagatAAGGCTAAAGATTTTCCTACATTCATTATATGATTCCCTCACATGAATTTGCTGAAGATAAACAATGTTTGAATGGTGATAGAAGGCTTTTaaagcaacttttttttcccaataatataaaatttcttaTGCTTAGTTGAAGCATGAAGcaaatttctctaaaatgaatttctggatattttataaCATAATGTACAATTGAAGGCTTTTTTGTATTAAACTCCATTATGAATTTTCTGATGTTGAGTAAGGTGTGAATGTTGTCTAAAGGCCTTCTTACATTCCTTACATTTGTAGGGTTTCTccccagtatgaattctctggtgTTGAGTAAGGAATGAATAAAGTCTAAAAGCCTTACcgcattccttacattcataaggtttctcaccagtatgaataCTCTGATGCTGAGTAAGTTGTGAGAGCAGTCTAAAAGGTTTTctacattccttacattcataaggtttctcaccagtatgaataCTCTGATGTTGGGTAAGTTGTGAGAGCAAtctaaaggccttcccacattcttcACATTCATAAGGTCTCTCACCAATATGAATGCTTTGATGTGAAATAAGTTGTGAGTAACTACTAAAGGTCTTCCAGCATTCCATGCATTCGTAGGGTTTCTCACGAGTATGGATTCTCTGATGGCGAACAAGTTGTTGCCTTAGTCTAAAAgtcttcccacattccttacattcatagggtttctcgcCAGTATGAATACTCTGATGGACAGTAAGTTGTTGGCATATTCTAAAAGCctttccacattccttacattcatatgGTTTCTCACCAAAATGAATTTTTTGATGTACTCTAAGGTCTGGACCACATacaaaggctttcccacattccttacattcatagagTTTCTCAGCAGTATGAAGTCTCTGATGTCGAGTAAGGTGTGTACACTGCCTAAAGGTCTTCCCACATgccttacattcatagggtttctcaccagtgtgaattctctgatgtcGGGCAAGTTGCTGATGCACTCTGAAGGCCTTTCCACactccttacattcatagggctttTCACCAGTATGAAGTCTCTGATGTTGAGTAAGTTCTTGGA
This portion of the Vulpes lagopus strain Blue_001 chromosome 2, ASM1834538v1, whole genome shotgun sequence genome encodes:
- the ZFP14 gene encoding zinc finger protein 14 homolog isoform X3, which gives rise to MAYGSVTFRDVAIDFSQEEWEFLDSAQRDLYRDVMWENYSNFISLAEPSISKPDVITLLDEGKEPWMVVREETKRHCSDLDSRYRTNTLPPEKDIYEIYSFQWEIMERIKSYSLQDSIFRNDWECKGKIEGQKEPQEGYFGQVKVTSEKMTTYKKHNFLAEYQRVHNGEKLYECKECRKTFIRRSTLSQHLRIHTGEKPYKCKECGQAFRQRAHLIRHHKLHTGEKPYECKDCGKAFTVLQELTQHQRLHTGEKPYECKECGKAFRVHQQLARHQRIHTGEKPYECKACGKTFRQCTHLTRHQRLHTAEKLYECKECGKAFVCGPDLRVHQKIHFGEKPYECKECGKAFRICQQLTVHQSIHTGEKPYECKECGKTFRLRQQLVRHQRIHTREKPYECMECWKTFSSYSQLISHQSIHIGERPYECEECGKAFRLLSQLTQHQSIHTGEKPYECKECRKPFRLLSQLTQHQSIHTGEKPYECKECGKAFRLYSFLTQHQRIHTGEKPYKCKECKKAFRQHSHLTQHQKIHNGV
- the ZFP14 gene encoding zinc finger protein 14 homolog isoform X1, translated to MTCGVLLPWAGSVTFRDVAIDFSQEEWEFLDSAQRDLYRDVMWENYSNFISLAEPSISKPDVITLLDEGKEPWMVVREETKRHCSDLDSRYRTNTLPPEKDIYEIYSFQWEIMERIKSYSLQDSIFRNDWECKGKIEGQKEPQEGYFGQVKVTSEKMTTYKKHNFLAEYQRVHNGEKLYECKECRKTFIRRSTLSQHLRIHTGEKPYKCKECGQAFRQRAHLIRHHKLHTGEKPYECKDCGKAFTVLQELTQHQRLHTGEKPYECKECGKAFRVHQQLARHQRIHTGEKPYECKACGKTFRQCTHLTRHQRLHTAEKLYECKECGKAFVCGPDLRVHQKIHFGEKPYECKECGKAFRICQQLTVHQSIHTGEKPYECKECGKTFRLRQQLVRHQRIHTREKPYECMECWKTFSSYSQLISHQSIHIGERPYECEECGKAFRLLSQLTQHQSIHTGEKPYECKECRKPFRLLSQLTQHQSIHTGEKPYECKECGKAFRLYSFLTQHQRIHTGEKPYKCKECKKAFRQHSHLTQHQKIHNGV
- the ZFP14 gene encoding zinc finger protein 14 homolog isoform X2; this encodes MTCGVLLPWAGSVTFRDVAIDFSQEEWEFLDSAQRDLYRDVMWENYSNFISLEPSISKPDVITLLDEGKEPWMVVREETKRHCSDLDSRYRTNTLPPEKDIYEIYSFQWEIMERIKSYSLQDSIFRNDWECKGKIEGQKEPQEGYFGQVKVTSEKMTTYKKHNFLAEYQRVHNGEKLYECKECRKTFIRRSTLSQHLRIHTGEKPYKCKECGQAFRQRAHLIRHHKLHTGEKPYECKDCGKAFTVLQELTQHQRLHTGEKPYECKECGKAFRVHQQLARHQRIHTGEKPYECKACGKTFRQCTHLTRHQRLHTAEKLYECKECGKAFVCGPDLRVHQKIHFGEKPYECKECGKAFRICQQLTVHQSIHTGEKPYECKECGKTFRLRQQLVRHQRIHTREKPYECMECWKTFSSYSQLISHQSIHIGERPYECEECGKAFRLLSQLTQHQSIHTGEKPYECKECRKPFRLLSQLTQHQSIHTGEKPYECKECGKAFRLYSFLTQHQRIHTGEKPYKCKECKKAFRQHSHLTQHQKIHNGV